A genomic region of Spodoptera frugiperda isolate SF20-4 chromosome 31, AGI-APGP_CSIRO_Sfru_2.0, whole genome shotgun sequence contains the following coding sequences:
- the LOC118270899 gene encoding putative nuclease HARBI1: MEELSENDFKHRYRFSKGNMVKIINILRNDLSMDSRGGSIPVELQVMAAIRYWGRHEIQEDCAEIHGMSQQTLSRTAKRVAIALASKSSIYIKMPSNLREETETIRKFETICGFPHITGAIDCTHIKIRKVGGDVGQYYINRKGHYSINTQMVCNADLKICDIVCHWRGSTHDARIWRESSFKRRFEEREFKGKLIGDGGYPCTPYLLTPVLRPRNEAERRYNYCHIRTRNVIERRFGVLKARFRILLEIMRGSFNTIKTTIVACAVLHNLAIEFDDTLSYETPYTDSDEDTEAIEQDSNNLTHITRNIFIENFF; the protein is encoded by the coding sequence ATGGAGGAATTGAGTGAAAACGACTTCAAGCATCGCTACAGATTCAGTAAAGGAAAtatggtaaaaattataaatatcttaagaaaCGACTTGTCCATGGATAGCCGGGGCGGCAGTATACCTGTGGAGTTGCAAGTAATGGCAGCTATAAGATACTGGGGCCGCCATGAGATTCAAGAAGACTGTGCGGAAATTCATGGCATGAGCCAACAGACTTTATCAAGAACTGCTAAAAGAGTTGCTATTGCATTGGCTTCGAAAAgttccatttatattaaaatgccttcAAATTTAAGAGAAGAGACTGAAACTATTCggaaatttgaaacaatttgtgggtttCCCCATATTACCGGTGCAATAGATTGCacccatattaaaataagaaaagttggAGGAGATGTTGGTCAGTACTATATAAACCGTAAAGGACACTATTCTATTAATACTCAAATGGTGTGTAATGCAGATTTGAAGATCTGTGATATAGTTTGCCACTGGAGGGGTAGTACTCATGATGCAAGAATATGGCGTGAGAGTTCCTTTAAAAGGAGATTTGAAGAACGAGAATTTAAAGGAAAACTTATAGGCGATGGTGGATACCCTTGTACCCCATATTTACTGACTCCAGTACTAAGACCCCGTAACGAAGCAGAACGGCGGTACAACTATTGCCACATTCGCACCAGGAACGTAATTGAGAGACGTTTTGGTGTACTTAAGGCAAGGTTTCGGATACTTTTGGAAATAATGAGAGGGTCTTTCAATACGATTAAAACGACAATTGTTGCATGTGCAGTATTGCACAATTTAGCAATTGAATTTGATGACACTTTAAGTTATGAAACCCCTTACACAGACAGTGATGAAGACACTGAGGCCATTGAACAGGACTCTAATAATTTGACACACATAaccagaaacatttttattgagaatttcttttaa